One part of the Sorangiineae bacterium MSr11954 genome encodes these proteins:
- a CDS encoding agmatinase family protein, whose translation MTFERPFDPNAAASPDSGIFGLSDPPEDAGVVLIPVPWDVTTSYRAGTSDGPQAILEASRQVDLFDIETGRPYLAKIAMLDESSEIRRWNRDARVDAEAVIAAGGRIDGDAALEEKLARVNTTSQKLNDTVYETARRWIAQKKIVGLVGGDHSTPYGTIRAHAEAYPGMGILHIDAHADLRHAYEGFSYSHASIMECVTRELPGVSRLVQVGIRDLCEEEHDRIAASEGRIRTFYDVDWASARRRGLLDEHIARIVDELPSEVYVSFDIDGLDPVLCPSTGTPVPGGLTFHEASTLLRVVAEAKKIVGFDLNEVSPAPDSKDEWDGNVGARVLYKLIGWTLRSHASHGIDIGTMPQR comes from the coding sequence ATGACGTTCGAGCGCCCTTTCGATCCCAACGCCGCAGCCTCCCCCGATTCCGGCATCTTTGGCCTGTCGGATCCGCCCGAGGACGCAGGGGTGGTGCTCATCCCGGTCCCGTGGGACGTGACCACGTCCTACCGCGCCGGCACCAGCGACGGCCCGCAAGCGATCCTGGAGGCGTCCCGTCAGGTCGACCTTTTCGACATCGAAACGGGCCGGCCTTACCTCGCAAAAATTGCCATGCTCGACGAGAGCAGCGAAATCCGCCGCTGGAACCGCGACGCGCGCGTGGACGCGGAGGCCGTCATCGCCGCCGGCGGCCGCATCGATGGCGACGCGGCGCTCGAGGAGAAGCTCGCCCGGGTCAACACCACCAGCCAAAAGCTCAACGACACCGTGTACGAGACCGCCCGCCGCTGGATCGCGCAGAAGAAAATCGTGGGGCTCGTGGGCGGCGATCACTCCACGCCCTACGGCACCATCCGCGCGCACGCCGAGGCGTACCCCGGCATGGGCATCCTCCACATCGATGCGCACGCCGACCTCCGCCACGCGTACGAAGGCTTCTCCTATTCGCACGCCTCCATCATGGAGTGCGTGACCCGCGAGCTCCCCGGCGTATCGCGCCTCGTGCAGGTGGGGATCCGCGATTTGTGCGAGGAGGAGCACGATCGCATCGCGGCCAGCGAGGGGAGGATCCGCACCTTCTACGACGTCGACTGGGCCTCCGCGCGGCGCCGCGGGTTGCTCGACGAGCACATCGCGCGCATCGTGGACGAATTGCCCAGCGAGGTTTACGTGTCGTTCGACATCGACGGGCTCGATCCGGTCCTTTGCCCCAGCACCGGCACCCCGGTCCCCGGCGGTCTCACCTTCCACGAGGCGTCGACCCTTCTTCGGGTGGTGGCCGAGGCCAAGAAGATCGTGGGCTTCGATTTGAACGAGGTCTCCCCGGCGCCCGACTCCAAGGACGAGTGGGACGGCAACGTCGGAGCGCGTGTACTCTACAAGCTCATCGGCTGGACCCTTCGCTCGCACGCCTCGCACGGCATCGACATCGGCACCATGCCGCAGCGATGA
- a CDS encoding outer membrane protein assembly factor — MKLRAARWGALLALAVALGGGRARAAPALSSYEADEIAPSLKELGASLASIDEAPEGKIVEDVQVRTLDVIEPRDPAPMILNALHTTSHRYVIEREVLLRAGDRYQQVLVDETARNLREVRQLSLVVVVPLRGSAPGRVRLLVVTKDVWSLRPSLDFRAGPGGFERLLIEPLERNVAGTHHSVVGRFALEPETYMLGAGYFVRRFEGTRLYVVAEANALIHRDRGAVEGSYGQLAAYRPLFSSRSPWGFGFDSEWSDRMVRRYVDAKVAEYDAPETPGRDGIPDMYRARKVTETAHAVRSFGLAHKLDVMFGAELTVRQYRMPEKERYDPEAVASFERARLPRSDNRGAPFLQVQAYESALVRLYNVDTLGLAEDFRRGYEFRLRGYPVTRALGSSRDLFGLAAGAAYTWIAGNGIVRASVESLTEGSAQKIDDGALAVSGTIVTPSFFLGRVVFDAVTLQRWRNSLNLRSTLGGNTRLRGYPSDALIGENMFAMNLELRTRPVRISSLQIGAVLFYDAGDAYDGARPRPKHSLGGGLRVAIPALDRKVIRLDLGAPLPDSARVAGANPVSFFIALEQSFPVVKPSAPGNATNGLLGVPSAMTAPTGTWD, encoded by the coding sequence ATGAAGCTCCGCGCCGCGCGATGGGGCGCCCTCTTGGCGCTCGCGGTCGCGCTCGGGGGAGGGCGAGCGCGCGCGGCGCCGGCGCTCTCGTCGTACGAGGCGGACGAGATTGCCCCCAGCTTGAAGGAGCTCGGCGCCTCGCTCGCCTCCATCGACGAGGCGCCCGAGGGCAAGATCGTCGAGGACGTGCAGGTGCGCACGCTCGACGTGATCGAGCCGCGCGATCCGGCGCCCATGATCCTTAACGCGCTCCACACGACCTCGCACCGCTACGTGATCGAGCGCGAGGTGCTCTTGCGCGCGGGCGACCGGTACCAGCAGGTGCTGGTGGACGAGACCGCGCGCAACCTTCGGGAGGTGCGGCAGCTGTCGCTGGTGGTGGTGGTGCCGCTGCGAGGGAGCGCGCCCGGGCGGGTGCGGCTCTTGGTGGTCACCAAGGACGTGTGGAGCTTGCGCCCCTCGCTCGACTTCCGCGCGGGCCCCGGCGGCTTCGAGCGGCTCTTGATCGAGCCTCTGGAGCGCAACGTCGCGGGCACGCATCACTCCGTGGTGGGCCGCTTTGCGCTCGAGCCCGAGACGTACATGCTGGGCGCGGGCTACTTCGTGCGGCGCTTCGAGGGCACGCGGCTCTATGTCGTGGCCGAGGCCAACGCGCTCATCCACCGCGATCGCGGCGCCGTCGAAGGCTCCTACGGGCAGCTGGCCGCGTATCGACCTCTGTTCTCGAGCCGGTCGCCTTGGGGCTTCGGCTTCGACTCGGAGTGGAGCGATCGCATGGTGCGCCGCTATGTCGACGCCAAGGTCGCCGAGTACGACGCGCCGGAGACACCGGGGCGCGACGGCATCCCCGACATGTACCGCGCCCGCAAGGTGACGGAGACCGCCCACGCGGTGCGCTCCTTCGGGCTCGCGCACAAGCTCGACGTGATGTTCGGCGCCGAGCTCACCGTGCGCCAGTACCGCATGCCCGAAAAGGAGCGCTACGATCCGGAGGCCGTCGCCTCGTTCGAGCGCGCGCGGCTCCCGCGCAGCGACAACCGCGGCGCGCCCTTTCTCCAGGTGCAGGCCTACGAGAGCGCCCTCGTGCGCCTCTACAACGTCGACACGCTCGGCCTCGCCGAGGACTTCCGGCGCGGTTACGAATTCCGCCTCCGCGGCTACCCCGTGACGCGCGCCCTCGGCTCGTCGCGCGACCTGTTCGGCCTCGCCGCCGGCGCCGCCTACACGTGGATCGCCGGCAACGGCATCGTGCGCGCGTCCGTCGAGTCGCTCACCGAGGGCTCGGCGCAGAAGATCGACGACGGCGCGCTCGCCGTGAGCGGAACGATCGTGACACCGTCGTTCTTCCTCGGCCGCGTGGTGTTCGACGCCGTCACCTTGCAACGCTGGCGCAACAGCCTCAATCTGCGCTCCACCCTGGGCGGCAACACCCGTCTCCGCGGCTACCCGAGCGACGCGCTCATCGGCGAGAACATGTTCGCCATGAACCTGGAGCTGCGCACGCGCCCCGTTCGCATCTCCAGCCTCCAAATCGGCGCCGTCCTCTTCTACGACGCGGGCGACGCCTACGACGGCGCCCGCCCGCGCCCCAAGCACTCCCTCGGCGGCGGGCTTCGGGTGGCCATCCCCGCCCTCGACCGCAAAGTCATCCGCCTCGATCTCGGCGCCCCGCTCCCCGACAGCGCGCGCGTCGCCGGCGCCAACCCCGTCAGCTTCTTCATCGCCCTCGAGCAATCCTTCCCCGTGGTCAAACCCTCCGCCCCCGGCAACGCCACCAACGGCCTCCTCGGCGTCCCATCGGCGATGACGGCACCTACGGGCACGTGGGACTGA
- a CDS encoding glutamine synthetase family protein produces MRDGTLRAEFDARGIRKVKLGGFDVDGVLRGKYVSLEKFWSALEHGFGFCDVIFGWDIGDVLYDNAKVTGWSTGYPDAHARIDPDTFRVIPWEPDTAAFLVDFVQKDGTPHPACPRSLFKTVLARAHARGFDPMFSAEYEFFVFRETPESLHEKGFRNLTPISPGMFGYSWVREGQHADLMHDILDRMSAFDIPIEGLHTETGPGVYEVALRYDAALRMADKAALFKTALKQLCASRGLSVTFMAKWNADLPGASGHLHQSLWRRHGDTTNLFYDPSDPQKLSKMARHYVGGQLATMPTLTALYSPTINSYKRYVPGVWAPLTASWGIENRTCAVRAIPGDEKSTRLEYRQTAADMNPYIAMAACLGAGLWGVEHSIEAPLEAKGDASGPDSGFEPLPRSLREATHLLSRCSEARVILGDAFIDHYVRTREWEVRQYERAVTEWELRRYFEAV; encoded by the coding sequence ATGCGAGACGGAACCTTGAGGGCGGAGTTCGACGCGCGCGGCATTCGCAAAGTCAAACTGGGCGGTTTCGACGTCGACGGCGTACTTCGTGGCAAATACGTGTCATTGGAGAAATTCTGGAGCGCGCTGGAGCATGGCTTTGGCTTCTGCGACGTGATTTTCGGCTGGGACATCGGCGATGTGCTGTACGACAACGCCAAAGTGACCGGCTGGTCCACCGGTTACCCCGACGCTCACGCGCGCATCGATCCGGACACGTTCCGCGTGATCCCCTGGGAGCCCGACACAGCGGCCTTCCTGGTCGACTTCGTACAAAAAGACGGCACGCCGCACCCGGCGTGTCCGCGCTCGCTCTTCAAAACGGTGCTCGCGCGAGCGCACGCGCGCGGCTTCGATCCGATGTTCTCGGCCGAGTACGAGTTCTTCGTGTTTCGCGAGACGCCGGAGTCGCTGCACGAGAAGGGCTTTCGCAACCTCACGCCCATCTCGCCGGGCATGTTCGGCTACTCGTGGGTCCGCGAAGGGCAGCACGCCGATCTCATGCACGACATCCTCGATCGCATGAGCGCGTTCGACATTCCCATCGAGGGGCTGCACACCGAAACGGGCCCCGGCGTCTACGAGGTCGCCCTCCGCTACGACGCGGCCCTTCGCATGGCCGACAAGGCCGCGCTCTTCAAGACCGCGCTGAAGCAGCTGTGCGCGAGCCGCGGATTGTCCGTGACCTTCATGGCCAAGTGGAACGCCGATCTGCCGGGCGCGAGCGGGCATTTGCATCAATCGCTCTGGCGCCGCCACGGCGACACGACGAACCTGTTCTACGATCCGAGCGATCCGCAAAAGCTGAGCAAGATGGCGCGGCACTACGTCGGCGGCCAGCTCGCCACCATGCCGACCCTCACCGCGCTCTACTCGCCGACCATCAACAGCTACAAGCGCTATGTGCCCGGCGTGTGGGCCCCGCTCACGGCATCGTGGGGGATCGAGAACCGCACCTGCGCCGTCCGCGCCATCCCCGGCGACGAAAAGTCGACGCGCCTCGAATACCGTCAGACGGCCGCCGACATGAACCCGTACATCGCCATGGCCGCGTGCCTCGGCGCGGGGCTCTGGGGCGTCGAGCACAGCATCGAGGCGCCGCTCGAGGCCAAGGGCGATGCCTCGGGCCCGGACTCCGGCTTCGAGCCGCTCCCGCGCTCCCTGCGGGAGGCGACCCATCTGCTCTCGCGCTGCAGCGAGGCGCGGGTCATCCTGGGCGATGCCTTCATCGATCACTACGTGCGCACGCGCGAGTGGGAGGTGCGGCAGTACGAGCGCGCCGTCACCGAGTGGGAGCTTCGCCGCTATTTCGAGGCCGTATAG
- the aspS gene encoding aspartate--tRNA ligase, whose protein sequence is MARFIDELKRNAHCGELRAQDENREVVLFGWVASYRDHGGCVFVDLRDREGITQLVFDPNREGHGNLPRTAYELAQTLRSEWVIGVRGLVVGRGANKNPRLATGEIEVHVVELSVFNKAETPPFEILDELDTSEEKRLQYRYLDLRRAPLQRTLRTRHRIHQTTRRYFDDKGFLELETPFMVKYTPGGARNFLVPSRVHPGKVYALAESPQLFKQLYMIAGFDRYFQIVKCFRDEDPRLDRQPEFTQIDVEMSFVSQTDVFRTMEGLIFRLWKEVLGIDLHDLYPSGRFPEMPFEESMKHYGNDKPDLRFELPHTDLTSLVIEHGGGGIPFFKDIADKFRDGTYRRDLPAQIVKALRVPAQVAGQSLSRTEVDKLEDFVKGMGAKGLARAKVDLEGNWTQSPLAKTVTPEMRRAINQAVGAGDGDLILFQFGKESVVQTVMANLRVHLAKKLKMIPEVGHGGQFKFLWVVDPPLFEYDDDAKTWVAAHHAFTRPHDEHVGLIDKDPGKVLCHRYDLVLNGFEIGGGSIRLHDPVVQAKVFAAMGIADEDARQKFGFLLDALRFGAPPHGGIAVGMDRLAMLMAGAESLRDVIPFPKTQKGTDLMTDAPTRPTADQLAELRIRVIEPPTS, encoded by the coding sequence TTGGCCAGGTTCATCGACGAGCTGAAACGCAACGCCCATTGTGGCGAACTCCGTGCACAAGACGAAAACAGGGAAGTGGTCCTCTTTGGCTGGGTCGCCAGCTACCGCGACCACGGCGGCTGTGTCTTCGTCGATTTGCGCGATCGTGAGGGTATCACCCAGCTCGTCTTCGATCCCAATCGCGAAGGCCATGGCAATCTCCCCCGCACCGCGTACGAGCTGGCGCAAACCCTCCGCTCGGAGTGGGTCATCGGTGTGCGCGGACTGGTGGTCGGTCGCGGCGCCAATAAGAATCCGCGCCTCGCCACCGGCGAAATCGAAGTTCACGTCGTCGAGCTATCGGTCTTCAACAAGGCCGAAACCCCGCCCTTCGAGATCCTCGACGAGCTCGACACCTCGGAGGAAAAGCGCCTTCAGTACCGCTACCTCGACCTTCGCCGCGCCCCGCTCCAGCGCACCTTGCGCACGCGCCATCGCATCCACCAAACGACGCGCCGCTATTTCGACGACAAGGGGTTCCTCGAGCTCGAGACCCCCTTCATGGTGAAATACACGCCGGGCGGCGCGCGAAACTTCCTGGTGCCCAGCCGCGTTCACCCGGGCAAAGTGTATGCGCTGGCCGAGAGCCCGCAGCTCTTCAAGCAGCTCTATATGATCGCGGGCTTCGACCGCTATTTCCAGATCGTCAAATGCTTCCGCGACGAGGACCCGCGCCTCGATCGGCAGCCCGAGTTCACCCAGATCGACGTGGAGATGTCCTTCGTCAGCCAGACGGACGTCTTTCGCACCATGGAAGGGCTCATCTTCCGGTTGTGGAAGGAGGTCCTCGGCATCGATCTGCACGACCTCTATCCGTCGGGCCGCTTCCCGGAGATGCCCTTCGAAGAGTCGATGAAGCACTACGGCAACGACAAGCCGGACCTTCGCTTCGAGCTCCCGCACACCGATCTCACCTCGCTGGTCATCGAGCACGGCGGCGGCGGCATCCCCTTCTTCAAGGACATCGCCGACAAGTTCCGCGACGGCACGTACCGCCGCGATCTCCCGGCGCAAATCGTCAAGGCGTTGCGGGTGCCGGCGCAGGTGGCGGGCCAGTCGCTCTCGCGCACCGAGGTCGACAAGCTCGAGGACTTCGTCAAAGGCATGGGCGCCAAGGGGCTCGCGCGCGCCAAGGTCGACCTCGAGGGCAACTGGACGCAGTCGCCGCTGGCGAAGACGGTCACCCCGGAGATGCGCCGCGCCATCAACCAGGCCGTGGGCGCCGGCGACGGCGACTTGATCCTCTTCCAGTTCGGCAAAGAGAGCGTCGTGCAGACGGTCATGGCCAACCTGCGCGTGCACCTCGCCAAGAAGCTCAAGATGATCCCCGAGGTCGGTCACGGTGGGCAGTTCAAGTTCCTCTGGGTCGTCGACCCGCCGCTGTTCGAGTACGACGACGACGCCAAGACCTGGGTGGCCGCGCACCATGCCTTCACGCGCCCGCACGACGAGCACGTCGGCCTCATCGACAAGGATCCCGGAAAGGTCCTCTGCCACCGCTACGATCTCGTCCTCAATGGCTTCGAGATCGGCGGCGGCTCCATCCGCCTCCACGATCCCGTGGTGCAGGCCAAGGTGTTCGCCGCCATGGGCATCGCCGATGAAGACGCGCGGCAAAAGTTCGGCTTCTTGCTGGACGCGCTCCGCTTCGGCGCCCCGCCGCACGGTGGCATCGCCGTGGGCATGGACCGGCTTGCCATGTTGATGGCTGGGGCGGAAAGCTTGCGCGACGTCATTCCGTTCCCCAAAACTCAAAAGGGTACGGACCTCATGACCGACGCGCCCACGCGTCCCACCGCCGACCAACTGGCCGAGCTGCGCATCCGCGTGATCGAGCCACCCACGAGTTAG
- a CDS encoding ATP-binding protein, with protein sequence MRIPGKTERRLALAILVSAILPLLMAMLLANSLFKQAVAIWFKPEWGQQLDRGVDIYKDYVKAIRDDMKHQAAAIAADEVLREAATHRNTELIEAQLDALFPRFPSLVSLQVLDPDHKLLATRDRGRPVDDTAELSLKVPKPLSNDPAPPSLEAVFVIDRHRIDELAQAGEVVASYHQVEASRGEYYAGYLKAFAALLGITFLVTILLGTLLARGVTLRINRLAAAINLVAQGDLSVRVPVTGSDELTDLARTFNRMITEMGQSRARIEFLQRMGAWQEMAQRLAHEIKNPLTPIQLAVQECHRKYAGDDARFRALLNTTLEIVEEEVGTLRRLVGDFSNFARLPNVDLKESSLREFLRECSEQLTHLEETSFPGEGVDVELTANVDISWDLPQEPLVAAIDRQMLRRVVVNLVRNAVQAIRDAHYGPGDKPQVPEGTNIGHVHVSAIRGENGGVSIMIDDDGPGVPEASRTRVFDPYFTTKADGTGLGLAICKKVVVEHGGAIDVAESHLGGARFIVHLPPSAQQMTERARTARDLAISQGVSTASR encoded by the coding sequence GTGCGTATCCCCGGAAAGACCGAGCGGCGGCTGGCGCTCGCCATTCTCGTGTCGGCGATCCTCCCGCTGCTCATGGCGATGCTGCTCGCGAACTCCCTGTTCAAGCAGGCGGTGGCCATCTGGTTCAAGCCCGAGTGGGGTCAGCAGCTCGATCGCGGGGTGGACATCTACAAGGATTACGTCAAAGCCATCCGCGACGACATGAAGCACCAGGCCGCCGCCATCGCGGCCGACGAGGTGCTCCGCGAAGCCGCCACGCACCGCAACACGGAGCTGATCGAGGCGCAGCTCGACGCGCTCTTTCCGCGCTTCCCCTCGCTGGTATCGCTCCAAGTCCTCGACCCCGATCACAAGCTGCTCGCCACCCGCGATCGCGGCCGCCCGGTGGACGACACCGCCGAGTTGAGCCTCAAGGTCCCCAAGCCCCTGTCGAACGATCCGGCGCCGCCGTCGCTCGAGGCCGTGTTCGTGATCGATCGGCACCGCATCGACGAGCTGGCGCAGGCCGGCGAAGTCGTCGCCAGCTACCACCAGGTGGAGGCCTCGCGCGGGGAGTACTACGCGGGCTACCTGAAGGCCTTCGCCGCGCTGCTGGGCATCACGTTCCTGGTCACCATTTTGCTCGGCACCTTGCTCGCGCGCGGCGTGACATTGCGCATCAACCGCCTGGCCGCGGCCATCAACTTGGTGGCGCAAGGCGATCTCTCGGTGCGGGTGCCGGTCACCGGCTCCGACGAGCTCACCGATCTGGCGCGCACCTTCAACCGCATGATCACGGAGATGGGCCAATCGCGCGCCCGCATCGAGTTCCTCCAGCGCATGGGCGCGTGGCAAGAGATGGCGCAGCGCCTGGCGCACGAGATCAAAAATCCGCTCACCCCCATCCAGCTCGCCGTTCAAGAGTGCCATCGCAAATACGCCGGCGACGACGCGCGCTTTCGCGCCCTGCTCAATACGACCTTGGAGATCGTGGAGGAGGAGGTCGGCACATTGCGGCGGCTGGTGGGCGACTTCTCCAACTTCGCGCGCCTCCCCAACGTGGACTTGAAGGAGTCGAGCCTGCGCGAGTTCTTGCGCGAGTGCTCGGAGCAGCTCACGCACCTGGAGGAGACGAGCTTCCCCGGAGAGGGGGTCGACGTGGAGCTCACGGCCAACGTCGACATCTCGTGGGATCTGCCCCAAGAGCCGCTGGTGGCGGCCATCGACCGGCAAATGTTGCGGCGCGTGGTGGTCAACTTGGTGCGCAACGCGGTGCAAGCCATCCGCGACGCGCACTACGGCCCGGGCGACAAGCCGCAGGTACCGGAGGGCACGAACATCGGGCATGTGCACGTGAGCGCCATCCGGGGTGAGAACGGCGGCGTCTCGATCATGATCGACGACGACGGCCCGGGCGTCCCCGAAGCATCGCGCACCCGCGTGTTCGATCCGTACTTTACGACCAAGGCCGATGGCACCGGGCTCGGCCTGGCCATCTGCAAAAAGGTCGTCGTCGAGCACGGCGGGGCCATCGACGTCGCCGAGAGCCATCTTGGCGGCGCGCGATTCATCGTGCACCTGCCGCCGTCGGCGCAGCAGATGACCGAACGCGCACGAACGGCGCGCGATCTGGCCATCTCTCAGGGAGTTTCGACCGCCAGCCGCTAA
- a CDS encoding redoxin domain-containing protein, whose translation MSMTAEPSQTSRDGGGVLYTVAIVVMVLGVVFGFAVLPRWFRGSEGGALAGKAGPEFQLELVANAPQIGKRTIALNEYKGKAVILDFWATWCGPCQAQSPVLDRLAHRYENDVAVLGVNTSDAPGAAAQWISDHKISYPIVYDDDGDAARLYSVVNLPTLVILSREGKIIAVREGFTAASELESLIKRAL comes from the coding sequence ATGTCGATGACTGCCGAACCATCCCAGACTTCCCGCGACGGCGGCGGCGTTCTCTACACGGTGGCCATCGTCGTGATGGTGCTCGGCGTCGTCTTCGGGTTCGCCGTTCTGCCCCGCTGGTTTCGCGGCTCGGAGGGCGGCGCGCTCGCGGGCAAGGCGGGGCCGGAATTTCAGCTGGAGCTGGTGGCGAACGCGCCGCAGATCGGCAAGCGCACCATCGCCCTCAACGAGTACAAGGGCAAAGCCGTCATCCTCGACTTTTGGGCCACCTGGTGCGGCCCCTGCCAGGCGCAATCGCCCGTGCTCGATCGCCTCGCCCATCGTTACGAGAACGATGTCGCCGTCCTGGGCGTGAACACCAGCGACGCCCCCGGCGCCGCCGCCCAGTGGATCAGCGATCATAAAATTTCCTACCCCATCGTCTACGACGACGACGGAGACGCGGCGCGTCTTTACAGCGTCGTCAACCTGCCCACCTTGGTGATCCTCTCGCGCGAGGGAAAGATCATCGCCGTCCGAGAAGGCTTCACCGCCGCCTCCGAGCTCGAGTCGCTCATCAAGCGCGCGCTTTAG
- a CDS encoding ABC transporter ATP-binding protein, which translates to MTLEALEAVGVRASYAPPGGAKTEASATFVLDNIDLAVREGELVALLGANGAGKSTLLRVLSGTLAPSSGQVRLFGTPLMHHDRRAIARTMAVVGQTEDVAFGFRVRDVVMMGRAPHQGGWMRATDEDVSIVQETIESCDLAALADRPVSALSGGEQKRVAIARALAQRSRVLLLDEPAAFFDVRHQIALYDLLAEQTARRKLACVVVMHDINIATQYATRVALVKAGRLLAVGPVDEVMTYANLCATFDTDLYAGMNELTGARFFLPMRGRGAKARA; encoded by the coding sequence TTGACGTTGGAGGCGCTCGAGGCCGTCGGGGTGCGAGCGAGCTACGCACCCCCGGGCGGAGCGAAGACCGAGGCTTCGGCTACATTCGTGCTCGATAACATCGACCTGGCGGTTCGCGAGGGAGAGCTCGTCGCCTTGCTCGGCGCCAATGGAGCGGGCAAAAGCACGCTGCTTCGTGTGCTTTCCGGCACGCTTGCGCCGTCTTCCGGGCAGGTTCGGCTATTTGGAACCCCGTTGATGCACCACGATCGGCGTGCCATCGCCCGCACCATGGCGGTCGTTGGGCAAACCGAGGACGTGGCGTTTGGTTTCCGTGTCCGGGATGTTGTCATGATGGGACGTGCCCCGCACCAAGGTGGTTGGATGCGGGCCACCGACGAGGACGTCTCGATTGTTCAGGAGACAATAGAAAGTTGCGACCTGGCCGCACTGGCGGATCGCCCTGTGTCCGCCCTGAGCGGCGGGGAGCAAAAAAGGGTGGCCATCGCCCGCGCCCTGGCGCAGCGCTCGCGCGTGCTCTTGCTCGACGAGCCGGCGGCATTTTTCGATGTGCGCCATCAAATTGCGCTCTACGACCTGCTCGCCGAGCAGACCGCGCGCCGCAAGCTGGCGTGCGTGGTGGTGATGCACGACATCAACATCGCAACGCAGTACGCCACGCGCGTCGCGCTGGTGAAGGCGGGACGGCTGCTCGCCGTGGGGCCGGTGGACGAGGTGATGACGTACGCGAACCTCTGCGCCACCTTCGATACGGATCTCTACGCCGGCATGAACGAGCTCACCGGGGCCCGCTTTTTCCTACCGATGCGCGGGCGCGGCGCTAAAGCGCGCGCTTGA
- a CDS encoding VWA domain-containing protein, with amino-acid sequence MLRRRTWLMAVPAAYFAALGIAQGCGGDNGATVFPELDSGDNRPDTAYQEPDAQFSARPREDGSSSRGDGGWEGAACATSNAVAFRLPIYMQIVLDGSGSMDGIGDNGFIPGSREMDPLNNERITRDDQGVTQPNGLTGKKWLAARGALGAFWHRVAGQNSTTFGVGLYLFSSTDAKPSDQIDVALKSVNAAQEAALNTRVVPQTGGLGGDPPPRASRVYPSGGTPLLDAISGQGKLLAKFDPTESSTGLEKGGKRVLVVITDGVPTPGRNGDAGGADRTQQQENELVKAAAAGLSNGNPSVTTFVIGVGNPTDAVTDYDERFLAQLAIKGGAADPSKCNPNWGDGDMSGEPCHFQITPGSKSAAELADEFNAAITKIRDVVVPCEFALERQLDAGQVDPDKVNVVYTPGGGGPDTQIGKDTSNGWTYDGYNSDAGGLPSKVILNGNACKTLKNDAGGKVRIVLGCKTGDPVIKIH; translated from the coding sequence ATGCTTCGGCGCAGAACTTGGCTCATGGCCGTGCCCGCGGCTTACTTCGCTGCATTGGGCATCGCGCAAGGTTGCGGTGGTGACAATGGTGCCACCGTGTTTCCGGAGCTCGACTCCGGCGACAACCGCCCCGACACCGCGTACCAAGAGCCGGACGCGCAATTCTCCGCGCGACCGCGTGAGGACGGCAGCAGCTCGCGCGGCGATGGAGGCTGGGAGGGCGCCGCCTGCGCCACATCGAACGCCGTCGCGTTTCGGCTGCCCATTTACATGCAGATCGTCCTCGATGGCTCCGGCAGCATGGACGGCATCGGCGACAATGGGTTCATCCCGGGCAGCCGCGAAATGGATCCGCTCAACAACGAGCGCATCACCCGAGACGACCAAGGCGTCACGCAGCCCAATGGTCTCACCGGCAAAAAGTGGCTGGCCGCGCGCGGCGCGCTCGGAGCGTTTTGGCATCGGGTGGCAGGGCAGAACAGCACCACCTTCGGCGTAGGGCTGTATCTTTTCTCGAGCACGGACGCGAAGCCCAGCGACCAAATCGACGTCGCGCTCAAATCCGTCAACGCGGCCCAAGAAGCGGCGCTCAACACGCGGGTGGTCCCCCAAACCGGCGGCCTCGGCGGCGATCCTCCGCCGCGCGCCAGCCGCGTTTACCCATCGGGCGGCACGCCGCTGCTCGATGCCATCTCCGGACAGGGAAAACTCCTGGCGAAGTTCGATCCGACGGAGTCGTCCACGGGCCTCGAGAAAGGCGGCAAGCGCGTGCTCGTGGTCATCACGGACGGGGTCCCGACCCCCGGACGCAACGGCGACGCGGGCGGCGCGGATCGAACGCAGCAACAGGAGAACGAGCTCGTCAAAGCTGCGGCCGCAGGCTTGAGCAACGGCAACCCGTCGGTCACCACCTTCGTCATCGGCGTGGGCAACCCCACCGATGCGGTGACCGACTACGACGAGCGCTTCCTCGCCCAACTGGCCATCAAAGGCGGCGCGGCCGACCCATCGAAGTGCAACCCCAACTGGGGCGACGGGGACATGAGCGGCGAGCCGTGCCACTTCCAGATCACCCCCGGCTCCAAGAGCGCCGCGGAGCTGGCCGACGAGTTCAACGCGGCCATCACCAAGATCCGCGATGTGGTGGTCCCGTGCGAGTTCGCGCTCGAGCGGCAGCTCGACGCGGGCCAAGTCGATCCGGACAAGGTCAACGTGGTCTACACCCCCGGCGGCGGCGGGCCCGACACGCAAATCGGCAAAGACACCAGCAACGGCTGGACCTACGACGGCTACAACTCCGACGCCGGCGGACTGCCGAGCAAGGTCATCTTGAACGGCAACGCCTGCAAAACCTTGAAGAACGACGCCGGCGGCAAGGTGCGCATCGTCTTGGGGTGCAAGACGGGCGATCCGGTCATCAAGATTCATTGA